One window of Syngnathus acus chromosome 16, fSynAcu1.2, whole genome shotgun sequence genomic DNA carries:
- the atn1 gene encoding atrophin-1 isoform X1, producing the protein MKTRTHKESVPMRSGRRRGASEERRGRRPHASPTRPERNDRQTPRGGGEELAGNRFSRRSQGHDSSESEGEELVSPAKRQKVQDSAATPNPPTSTHAADILAPSAVPPPTSAASQSRESDNEDGQSQGSRSSVVGSLANSSSSLSSGRDIDQDNRSSSPSLSASPLGSLDSDSEGPDSPKQGERGREKNKDGGAGSMSAEDRRAIRERRGEDPCGDEQKTDTDARIEDCTLKPIHPCPSSGLNSSVRGARDSSNDSNGGRKSYFSLDSKLISKVEYGGPTGTDAVPSGNRVNSKANTQCVTKTSAAGGDFSHNSPGIPHSLPPPLPPPPALKPLELGGQNLPPEVKIERDKMEKAEKHLDKAQSTPPSLLQTGPQPQSQSQPQTNTHPHHYSSPSWQGGTATGCQGSWGYTRYPGNHHPHQHQPPVQQQQLPSVYNPPSSRHSSSHSSYLPHPHPHPHREYLNRYAGGGGDRERAAAGDRERGVRGECVSRELNREFSAPMGNNRDTSSGGNGSGPNSIQGREFSGMSVGQNREFQGSGRDGASNIGPDRKDFVPAFRDREQDRERDAGREFSMPNQNQSRDFGPNGAGGGHSREKDRGRWGEFGNQTREVGGTCNPNNNSISQGNHPSSNSGLPVNPILSRDPPASPQNTNNHPSHSSLPPHSHPTNLASREFPPTMEQAQTPSSAADPFHREYPPTGGKDFNAGRPPSAGTNRDYLSPPGVTSNLVREFSGPGGIQNPHPPHPHYQSGPRDRERESNLRESTLYQSRGGPNQSPALSPSSSTSHGHPSNATYPPPPPPQPPMPPSQSSHAQQLPPGMAPNVRPPLYQSSSQTPPTHVSPLPSPSTNQMAGFSSFPPGSTSAPNMPFSGPGVSSSCSPGCRPSPLHGTLNSHPSFSGTYHSNGSSGNSLANSNSNSGTPTNSNTNSQSPQNVSKGPPPLTNSVTTPAPSLAQPGGDGHPDSGPPPAPVIKEEPLEEREESESPPPVLRSPSPEPKPVDIPIHASQSARFHKVLDRGSGNSCARSDVLFVPLDGSKLWKKRNEVIERARREVEQRARDIREKERERERERERELDRHLQQQKDANAAARQGSSLFFPSSPSIILDPSSSSSCPGNPSGHPSHHVQHHPSHPHAHLPPAHHLHPSLSHTIPHSLLLPSMAGASAVVGGPQGALGIGIGGPYLGPDTPALRTLSEYARPHAMSPLGAASRAQAHHAQIHHGHPHVHPSFFLPQFQNHAIAHPHHLPTDAATAAAILGFLYGGSLEGNPGIGGHPGVGGGPVPGGIGSSGLGGVGFPHAVAAHRDRMKPGFEFKSDERVYPPGSIHDPAALALAHSHSHANAHTHAHAHAHSLLLGGGGAGANEVSLYCTPPPAPTGPPHLQNPPLAPVTRPANPSAPQSMPNPPPSSLLPPSHPSHPSSAPPLAAPPSAAPVAPPVAPPPPPAPPTSSATSVHHPAPNSSFPSSLSSHQPSAPASSESYPPPARSPASFERDRSGERERDRERERERDRTALPAFAERERGRERERERGGSGGGGAGGGNANGGATGGGSGGENAGRVQMLNVTPHHHQHSHIHSHLHLHQQDTAAGGVHPLMDPLASGSPLARLPYPGATIGTPILAHPLTDSEVLRQQLFGEEKTPRPCAPFRDMPQPSSLTGPMSAAHQLQAMQQAQSAELQIQRLALEQQWIHHHHHHSLTQDEYYSHLKKESDKTL; encoded by the exons ATGAAAACACGGACGCACAAAGAATCG GTGCCCATGCGCAGTGGGCGGCGGCGGGGAGCGAGCGAGGAGAGGAGGGGTCGACGCCCGCATGCGAGCCCAACGCGCCCCGAGCGCAACGATAGACAAACG CCAAGAGGTGGCGGTGAGGAACTGGCCGGGAATCGCTTCAGTCGCAGATCACAAGGCCATGATTCATCAGAGAGCGAGGGGGAGGAACTCGTGTCTCCTGCAAAAAGGCAGAAAGTTCAG GATTCGGCAGCCACCCCAAACCCTCCAACATCAACACACGCCGCTGACATCTTGGCTCCCTCGGCTGTCCCGCCTCCTACCTCTGCGGCCAGCCAATCCCGTGAGAGTGACAATGAGGACGGCCAATCCCAGGGCAGCAGGAGTTCAGTTGTGGGGAGTCTGGCCAATAGCAGCAGCAGTTTGAGCAGCGGGCGGGACATCGACCAGGACAATCGTTCCTCATCCCCGAGTCTCTCCGCTTCCCCCCTGGGTAGCCTCGACTCTGATTCCGAGGGCCCAGACTCACCAAAGCAAGGAGAGAGGGGacgggagaaaaacaaagatggaggagcaggaagCATGTCCGCAGAGGACAGAAGGGCAATACGGGAGCGGAGAGGGGAGGATCCCTGCGGAGACGAACAAAAGACGGATACAGATGCACGAATTGAGGACTGTACACTTAAGCCTATCCATCCTTGCCCCTCCTCTGGTCTCAATTCCTCAGTTCGTGGCGCTAGAGATTCTTCAAATGACAGCAATGGTGGGAGGAAGTCGTATTTCTCCCTGGACTCCAAACTCATCTCTAAAGTGGAGTACGGTGGACCAACAGGCACCGATGCGGTGCCGAGTGGCAACAGAGTCAATTCCAAAGCCAACACACAATGTGTGACAAAGACATCTGCCGCAGGTGGAGATTTTTCCCATAACAGCCCCGGCATTCCACACTCTTTGCCCccacctcttcctcctccacctgctcTAAAACCACTGGAGCTTGGGGGACAAAACCTTCCCCCCGAGGTTAAAATAGAAAgagacaaaatggaaaaggCAGAAAAGCACCTGGACAAGGCCCAGTCCACGCCTCCTTCTCTGCTACAGACTGGGCCTCAGCCACAATCTCAATCACAACCCCAAACCAACACCCACCCCCATCATTACAGCTCCCCCAGCTGGCAGGGTGGCACAGCAACCGGTTGCCAGGGGAGTTGGGGCTACACCCGTTACCCTGGCAACCACCACCCACACCAGCATCAGCCCCCagtgcagcaacagcaacttcCCTCAGTTTACAACCCTCCTTCCTCTCGACACTCCTCCTCTCACTCCTCTTACCTCCCCCATCCACATCCTCACCCCCACAGGGAGTACCTTAACAGGTATGCCGGAGGGGGAggggacagagagagggcGGCTGCAGGAGACAGGGAGAGGGGAGTGAGAGGTGAGTGTGTATCGAGGGAGCTTAACAGGGAGTTTTCTGCTCCCATGGGTAACAACAGAGACACTAGTAGTGGGGGTAATGGTAGTGGCCCAAATAGCATCCAAGGCAGGGAGTTTTCGGGTATGTCCGTGGGTCAGAACCGGGAGTTCCAAGGCTCTGGAAGAGATGGAGCTTCTAACATTGGTCCTGATAGAAAAGACTTTGTTCCAGCTTTCCGTGACAGAGAGCAAGACAGAGAACGTGATGCAGGAAGAGAGTTTTCCATGCCAAACCAAAACCAGAGCAGAGACTTTGGCCCCAACGGAGCTGGAGGGGGCCATTCCAGAGAAAAAGACAGAGGCAGATGGGGTGAGTTTGGAAACCAAACAAGAGAAGTTGGAGGAACCTGTAACCCAAATAACAACTCAATCTCTCAAGGAAACCATCCAAGTTCAAATAGTGGACTACCTGTGAACCCCATTCTCAGCCGAGACCCACCGGCATCACCCCAAAACACCAATAACCACCCATCTCATTCTTCCCTGCCCCCACACTCGCACCCCACAAACTTAGCCAGTCGGGAGTTTCCTCCTACCATGGAACAGGCACAAACCCCTTCTTCTGCCGCTGACCCTTTTCACAGAGAGTATCCTCCCACTGGTGGGAAAGACTTCAATGCAGGGAGACCTCCCTCCGCTGGAACTAATAGAGATTATCTCAGCCCACCTGGCGTTACTTCTAATCTGGTAAGAGAGTTTTCAGGGCCTGGTGGGATCCAAAATCCTCACCCTCCCCATCCCCACTACCAGTCTGGAccaagagacagagagagggagTCAAACTTGCGAGAGTCTACACTATACCAAAGCCGTGGAGGTCCAAATCAATCTCCTGCTCTCTCTCCATCCTCCTCAACCAGTCACGGACACCCTTCAAATGCTACCTATccccctccaccaccaccacaaccTCCAATGCCCCCATCCCAGTCTTCTCATGCCCAGCAACTCCCACCAGGTATGGCACCCAATGTTCGCCCCCCACTCTACCAGTCATCTTCCCAGACTCCTCCGACACATGTATCTCCACTACCAAGCCCATCTACTAATCAGATGGCAGGATTCTCATCTTTTCCCCCTGGATCCACCTCCGCACCAAACATGCCATTTTCAGGGCCTGGCGTTTCATCCAGCTGTTCACCCGGATGCCGCCCTTCCCCTTTACATGGCACCTTGAACAGCCACCCAAGCTTCAGTGGCACATACCATTCTAACGGAAGCAGCGGCAACAGCCTGGCTAACAGCAATAGCAACAGTGGCACACCCACTAACAGCAATACCAACTCCCAATCGCCTCAGAATGTCTCCAAGGGGCCTCCGCCGCTCACGAATAGCGTTACAACACCTGCTCCCAGCTTAGCGCAACCTGGTGGAGACGGCCATCCAGATTCTGGTCCACCCCCAGCACCTGTCATTAAAGAGGAACCACTAGAAGAAAGGGAAGAGAGTGAAAGTCCACCACCAGTGTTAAGAAGTCCGTCTCCTGAACCTAAGCCTGTAGACATTCCCATCCACGCTAGCCAGTCAGCAAG GTTTCACAAAGTCCTTGACCGTGGTAGCGGCAACTCCTGTGCCCGCAGCGATGTCCTCTTTGTTCCATTGGACGGATCCAAATTATGGAAGAAGAGGAATGAGGTGATAGAAAGAGCTCGGAGGGAGGTTGAGCAACGTGCCAGAGACataagagaaaaagagagagaacgaGAAAGGGAGCGGGAGAGGGAGCTGGATCGCCATCTACAG CAACAAAAAGATGCCAATGCAGCAGCCCGTCAGGGATCTTCCCTGTTCTTCCCCTCTTCGCCCTCCATCATCCTCGATCCTTCATCGTCTTCCTCCTGTCCGGGAAACCCGTCTGGCCACCCTTCACATCACGTTCAGCATCATCCCTCGCATCCACATGCACACCTTCCTCCGGCACACCACCTCCATCCCAGCCTCTCTCACACTATCCCCCACTCTCTTCTGCTTCCATCCATGGCTGGGGCATCAGCAGTAGTTGGGGGCCCTCAGGGTGCTCTGGGAATTGGTATAGGCGGTCCTTATCTTGGTCCTGATACCCCAGCTCTAAGAACCCTTAGCGAGTATGCTCGCCCTCATGCAATGTCTCCCCTCGGGGCAGCAAGTCGAGCCCAAGCACACCACGCTCAAATTCATCATGGTCATCCTCACGTCCATCCCTCGTTCTTTCTTCCCCAATTCCAAAATCATGCAATCGCCCATCCACATCACCTACCTACTGATGCAGCAACAGCTGCGGCCATCTTGGGCTTCCTGTATGGTGGCAGCCTGGAAGGGAACCCAGGTATCGGGGGCCACCCTGGGGTAGGAGGAGGACCGGTTCCAGGTGGGATTGGGTCTTCAGGGTTAGGAGGAGTTGGCTTTCCTCATGCGGTCGCTGCTCACCGGGATCGCATGAAGCCGGGATTTGAGTTTAAGAGTGATGAACGGGTCTACCCGCCGGGGTCCATTCACGATCCTGCAGCTCTTGCCCTTGCTCACTCTCATTCTCACGCCAATGCCCATACCcatgcacatgcacatgcCCACTCCTTGCTCCTTGGGGGAGGTGGAGCAGGAGCTAATGAGGTGTCACTCTATTGCACACCACCTCCAGCTCCAACCGGCCCACCGCACCTCCAAAACCCGCCACTGGCCCCGGTAACTCGCCCTGCAAACCCTTCTGCCCCGCAGTCAATGCCCAATCCACCTCCTTCATCGCTCCTACCACCTTCGCACCCTTCTCACCCTTCATCTGCACCACCCCTTGCTGCCCCGCCTTCTGCAGCCCCTGTTGCACCTCCAGTGGctccccctcctccacccGCTCCGCCAACCTCCAGTGCCACCTCAGTTCATCACCCAGCCCCCAATTCTTCTTTTCCTAGTTCCCTGTCCTCTCATCAACCGTCAGCCCCAGCCAGTTCAGAGTCTTACCCACCTCCCGCTCGGTCTCCGGCTTCCTTCGAGCGGGACCGCAGCGGAGAACGGGAGCGGGATAGGGAGCGAGAAAGGGAACGGGACAGGACGGCATTGCCAGCCTTTGCGGAAAGGGAGCGtgggagagagcgagagagggaaAGGGGAGGAAGCGGAGggggaggagcaggaggaggcaACGCCAATGGAGGCGCCACAGGTGGAGGAAGCGGAGGAGAAAATGCGGGTCGTGTCCAGATGCTGAATGTGACGCCCCACCATCACCAGCATTCACACATCCACTCGCACCTTCACCTGCACCAACAAGACACAG CGGCGGGCGGGGTTCACCCCCTGATGGACCCGCTGGCGTCAGGGTCTCCTTTGGCGCGGCTTCCTTACCCAGGAGCGACAATAGGCACCCCCATCCTGGCTCACCCCCTCACTGACAGCGAGGTGCTTCGCCAACAGCTGTTTGGTGAGGAGAAGACTCCTCGTCCAT GTGCTCCTTTCCGTGACATGCCCCAACCATCCTCCCTCACTGGTCCAATGTCGGCAGCCCATCAGCTCCAGGCCATGCAGCAGGCCCAGAGCGCAGAGCTGCAGATCCAGAGACTGGCCCTGGAACAGCAGTGGATTCatcaccatcaccaccactcCCTCACCCAGGACGAGTACTACAG TCACCTGAAGAAAGAGAGTGACAAGACCCTGTGA
- the atn1 gene encoding atrophin-1 isoform X2, translating to MKTRTHKESVPMRSGRRRGASEERRGRRPHASPTRPERNDRQTPRGGGEELAGNRFSRRSQGHDSSESEGEELVSPAKRQKVQDSAATPNPPTSTHAADILAPSAVPPPTSAASQSRESDNEDGQSQGSRSSVVGSLANSSSSLSSGRDIDQDNRSSSPSLSASPLGSLDSDSEGPDSPKQGERGREKNKDGGAGSMSAEDRRAIRERRGEDPCGDEQKTDTDARIEDCTLKPIHPCPSSGLNSSVRGARDSSNDSNGGRKSYFSLDSKLISKVEYGGPTGTDAVPSGNRVNSKANTQCVTKTSAAGGDFSHNSPGIPHSLPPPLPPPPALKPLELGGQNLPPEVKIERDKMEKAEKHLDKAQSTPPSLLQTGPQPQSQSQPQTNTHPHHYSSPSWQGGTATGCQGSWGYTRYPGNHHPHQHQPPVQQQQLPSVYNPPSSRHSSSHSSYLPHPHPHPHREYLNRYAGGGGDRERAAAGDRERGVRGECVSRELNREFSAPMGNNRDTSSGGNGSGPNSIQGREFSGMSVGQNREFQGSGRDGASNIGPDRKDFVPAFRDREQDRERDAGREFSMPNQNQSRDFGPNGAGGGHSREKDRGRWGEFGNQTREVGGTCNPNNNSISQGNHPSSNSGLPVNPILSRDPPASPQNTNNHPSHSSLPPHSHPTNLASREFPPTMEQAQTPSSAADPFHREYPPTGGKDFNAGRPPSAGTNRDYLSPPGVTSNLVREFSGPGGIQNPHPPHPHYQSGPRDRERESNLRESTLYQSRGGPNQSPALSPSSSTSHGHPSNATYPPPPPPQPPMPPSQSSHAQQLPPGMAPNVRPPLYQSSSQTPPTHVSPLPSPSTNQMAGFSSFPPGSTSAPNMPFSGPGVSSSCSPGCRPSPLHGTLNSHPSFSGTYHSNGSSGNSLANSNSNSGTPTNSNTNSQSPQNVSKGPPPLTNSVTTPAPSLAQPGGDGHPDSGPPPAPVIKEEPLEEREESESPPPVLRSPSPEPKPVDIPIHASQSARFHKVLDRGSGNSCARSDVLFVPLDGSKLWKKRNEVIERARREVEQRARDIREKERERERERERELDRHLQQQKDANAAARQGSSLFFPSSPSIILDPSSSSSCPGNPSGHPSHHVQHHPSHPHAHLPPAHHLHPSLSHTIPHSLLLPSMAGASAVVGGPQGALGIGIGGPYLGPDTPALRTLSEYARPHAMSPLGAASRAQAHHAQIHHGHPHVHPSFFLPQFQNHAIAHPHHLPTDAATAAAILGFLYGGSLEGNPGIGGHPGVGGGPVPGGIGSSGLGGVGFPHAVAAHRDRMKPGFEFKSDERVYPPGSIHDPAALALAHSHSHANAHTHAHAHAHSLLLGGGGAGANEVSLYCTPPPAPTGPPHLQNPPLAPVTRPANPSAPQSMPNPPPSSLLPPSHPSHPSSAPPLAAPPSAAPVAPPVAPPPPPAPPTSSATSVHHPAPNSSFPSSLSSHQPSAPASSESYPPPARSPASFERDRSGERERDRERERERDRTALPAFAERERGRERERERGGSGGGGAGGGNANGGATGGGSGGENAGRVQMLNVTPHHHQHSHIHSHLHLHQQDTAAGGVHPLMDPLASGSPLARLPYPGATIGTPILAHPLTDSEVLRQQLFGAPFRDMPQPSSLTGPMSAAHQLQAMQQAQSAELQIQRLALEQQWIHHHHHHSLTQDEYYSHLKKESDKTL from the exons ATGAAAACACGGACGCACAAAGAATCG GTGCCCATGCGCAGTGGGCGGCGGCGGGGAGCGAGCGAGGAGAGGAGGGGTCGACGCCCGCATGCGAGCCCAACGCGCCCCGAGCGCAACGATAGACAAACG CCAAGAGGTGGCGGTGAGGAACTGGCCGGGAATCGCTTCAGTCGCAGATCACAAGGCCATGATTCATCAGAGAGCGAGGGGGAGGAACTCGTGTCTCCTGCAAAAAGGCAGAAAGTTCAG GATTCGGCAGCCACCCCAAACCCTCCAACATCAACACACGCCGCTGACATCTTGGCTCCCTCGGCTGTCCCGCCTCCTACCTCTGCGGCCAGCCAATCCCGTGAGAGTGACAATGAGGACGGCCAATCCCAGGGCAGCAGGAGTTCAGTTGTGGGGAGTCTGGCCAATAGCAGCAGCAGTTTGAGCAGCGGGCGGGACATCGACCAGGACAATCGTTCCTCATCCCCGAGTCTCTCCGCTTCCCCCCTGGGTAGCCTCGACTCTGATTCCGAGGGCCCAGACTCACCAAAGCAAGGAGAGAGGGGacgggagaaaaacaaagatggaggagcaggaagCATGTCCGCAGAGGACAGAAGGGCAATACGGGAGCGGAGAGGGGAGGATCCCTGCGGAGACGAACAAAAGACGGATACAGATGCACGAATTGAGGACTGTACACTTAAGCCTATCCATCCTTGCCCCTCCTCTGGTCTCAATTCCTCAGTTCGTGGCGCTAGAGATTCTTCAAATGACAGCAATGGTGGGAGGAAGTCGTATTTCTCCCTGGACTCCAAACTCATCTCTAAAGTGGAGTACGGTGGACCAACAGGCACCGATGCGGTGCCGAGTGGCAACAGAGTCAATTCCAAAGCCAACACACAATGTGTGACAAAGACATCTGCCGCAGGTGGAGATTTTTCCCATAACAGCCCCGGCATTCCACACTCTTTGCCCccacctcttcctcctccacctgctcTAAAACCACTGGAGCTTGGGGGACAAAACCTTCCCCCCGAGGTTAAAATAGAAAgagacaaaatggaaaaggCAGAAAAGCACCTGGACAAGGCCCAGTCCACGCCTCCTTCTCTGCTACAGACTGGGCCTCAGCCACAATCTCAATCACAACCCCAAACCAACACCCACCCCCATCATTACAGCTCCCCCAGCTGGCAGGGTGGCACAGCAACCGGTTGCCAGGGGAGTTGGGGCTACACCCGTTACCCTGGCAACCACCACCCACACCAGCATCAGCCCCCagtgcagcaacagcaacttcCCTCAGTTTACAACCCTCCTTCCTCTCGACACTCCTCCTCTCACTCCTCTTACCTCCCCCATCCACATCCTCACCCCCACAGGGAGTACCTTAACAGGTATGCCGGAGGGGGAggggacagagagagggcGGCTGCAGGAGACAGGGAGAGGGGAGTGAGAGGTGAGTGTGTATCGAGGGAGCTTAACAGGGAGTTTTCTGCTCCCATGGGTAACAACAGAGACACTAGTAGTGGGGGTAATGGTAGTGGCCCAAATAGCATCCAAGGCAGGGAGTTTTCGGGTATGTCCGTGGGTCAGAACCGGGAGTTCCAAGGCTCTGGAAGAGATGGAGCTTCTAACATTGGTCCTGATAGAAAAGACTTTGTTCCAGCTTTCCGTGACAGAGAGCAAGACAGAGAACGTGATGCAGGAAGAGAGTTTTCCATGCCAAACCAAAACCAGAGCAGAGACTTTGGCCCCAACGGAGCTGGAGGGGGCCATTCCAGAGAAAAAGACAGAGGCAGATGGGGTGAGTTTGGAAACCAAACAAGAGAAGTTGGAGGAACCTGTAACCCAAATAACAACTCAATCTCTCAAGGAAACCATCCAAGTTCAAATAGTGGACTACCTGTGAACCCCATTCTCAGCCGAGACCCACCGGCATCACCCCAAAACACCAATAACCACCCATCTCATTCTTCCCTGCCCCCACACTCGCACCCCACAAACTTAGCCAGTCGGGAGTTTCCTCCTACCATGGAACAGGCACAAACCCCTTCTTCTGCCGCTGACCCTTTTCACAGAGAGTATCCTCCCACTGGTGGGAAAGACTTCAATGCAGGGAGACCTCCCTCCGCTGGAACTAATAGAGATTATCTCAGCCCACCTGGCGTTACTTCTAATCTGGTAAGAGAGTTTTCAGGGCCTGGTGGGATCCAAAATCCTCACCCTCCCCATCCCCACTACCAGTCTGGAccaagagacagagagagggagTCAAACTTGCGAGAGTCTACACTATACCAAAGCCGTGGAGGTCCAAATCAATCTCCTGCTCTCTCTCCATCCTCCTCAACCAGTCACGGACACCCTTCAAATGCTACCTATccccctccaccaccaccacaaccTCCAATGCCCCCATCCCAGTCTTCTCATGCCCAGCAACTCCCACCAGGTATGGCACCCAATGTTCGCCCCCCACTCTACCAGTCATCTTCCCAGACTCCTCCGACACATGTATCTCCACTACCAAGCCCATCTACTAATCAGATGGCAGGATTCTCATCTTTTCCCCCTGGATCCACCTCCGCACCAAACATGCCATTTTCAGGGCCTGGCGTTTCATCCAGCTGTTCACCCGGATGCCGCCCTTCCCCTTTACATGGCACCTTGAACAGCCACCCAAGCTTCAGTGGCACATACCATTCTAACGGAAGCAGCGGCAACAGCCTGGCTAACAGCAATAGCAACAGTGGCACACCCACTAACAGCAATACCAACTCCCAATCGCCTCAGAATGTCTCCAAGGGGCCTCCGCCGCTCACGAATAGCGTTACAACACCTGCTCCCAGCTTAGCGCAACCTGGTGGAGACGGCCATCCAGATTCTGGTCCACCCCCAGCACCTGTCATTAAAGAGGAACCACTAGAAGAAAGGGAAGAGAGTGAAAGTCCACCACCAGTGTTAAGAAGTCCGTCTCCTGAACCTAAGCCTGTAGACATTCCCATCCACGCTAGCCAGTCAGCAAG GTTTCACAAAGTCCTTGACCGTGGTAGCGGCAACTCCTGTGCCCGCAGCGATGTCCTCTTTGTTCCATTGGACGGATCCAAATTATGGAAGAAGAGGAATGAGGTGATAGAAAGAGCTCGGAGGGAGGTTGAGCAACGTGCCAGAGACataagagaaaaagagagagaacgaGAAAGGGAGCGGGAGAGGGAGCTGGATCGCCATCTACAG CAACAAAAAGATGCCAATGCAGCAGCCCGTCAGGGATCTTCCCTGTTCTTCCCCTCTTCGCCCTCCATCATCCTCGATCCTTCATCGTCTTCCTCCTGTCCGGGAAACCCGTCTGGCCACCCTTCACATCACGTTCAGCATCATCCCTCGCATCCACATGCACACCTTCCTCCGGCACACCACCTCCATCCCAGCCTCTCTCACACTATCCCCCACTCTCTTCTGCTTCCATCCATGGCTGGGGCATCAGCAGTAGTTGGGGGCCCTCAGGGTGCTCTGGGAATTGGTATAGGCGGTCCTTATCTTGGTCCTGATACCCCAGCTCTAAGAACCCTTAGCGAGTATGCTCGCCCTCATGCAATGTCTCCCCTCGGGGCAGCAAGTCGAGCCCAAGCACACCACGCTCAAATTCATCATGGTCATCCTCACGTCCATCCCTCGTTCTTTCTTCCCCAATTCCAAAATCATGCAATCGCCCATCCACATCACCTACCTACTGATGCAGCAACAGCTGCGGCCATCTTGGGCTTCCTGTATGGTGGCAGCCTGGAAGGGAACCCAGGTATCGGGGGCCACCCTGGGGTAGGAGGAGGACCGGTTCCAGGTGGGATTGGGTCTTCAGGGTTAGGAGGAGTTGGCTTTCCTCATGCGGTCGCTGCTCACCGGGATCGCATGAAGCCGGGATTTGAGTTTAAGAGTGATGAACGGGTCTACCCGCCGGGGTCCATTCACGATCCTGCAGCTCTTGCCCTTGCTCACTCTCATTCTCACGCCAATGCCCATACCcatgcacatgcacatgcCCACTCCTTGCTCCTTGGGGGAGGTGGAGCAGGAGCTAATGAGGTGTCACTCTATTGCACACCACCTCCAGCTCCAACCGGCCCACCGCACCTCCAAAACCCGCCACTGGCCCCGGTAACTCGCCCTGCAAACCCTTCTGCCCCGCAGTCAATGCCCAATCCACCTCCTTCATCGCTCCTACCACCTTCGCACCCTTCTCACCCTTCATCTGCACCACCCCTTGCTGCCCCGCCTTCTGCAGCCCCTGTTGCACCTCCAGTGGctccccctcctccacccGCTCCGCCAACCTCCAGTGCCACCTCAGTTCATCACCCAGCCCCCAATTCTTCTTTTCCTAGTTCCCTGTCCTCTCATCAACCGTCAGCCCCAGCCAGTTCAGAGTCTTACCCACCTCCCGCTCGGTCTCCGGCTTCCTTCGAGCGGGACCGCAGCGGAGAACGGGAGCGGGATAGGGAGCGAGAAAGGGAACGGGACAGGACGGCATTGCCAGCCTTTGCGGAAAGGGAGCGtgggagagagcgagagagggaaAGGGGAGGAAGCGGAGggggaggagcaggaggaggcaACGCCAATGGAGGCGCCACAGGTGGAGGAAGCGGAGGAGAAAATGCGGGTCGTGTCCAGATGCTGAATGTGACGCCCCACCATCACCAGCATTCACACATCCACTCGCACCTTCACCTGCACCAACAAGACACAG CGGCGGGCGGGGTTCACCCCCTGATGGACCCGCTGGCGTCAGGGTCTCCTTTGGCGCGGCTTCCTTACCCAGGAGCGACAATAGGCACCCCCATCCTGGCTCACCCCCTCACTGACAGCGAGGTGCTTCGCCAACAGCTGTTTG GTGCTCCTTTCCGTGACATGCCCCAACCATCCTCCCTCACTGGTCCAATGTCGGCAGCCCATCAGCTCCAGGCCATGCAGCAGGCCCAGAGCGCAGAGCTGCAGATCCAGAGACTGGCCCTGGAACAGCAGTGGATTCatcaccatcaccaccactcCCTCACCCAGGACGAGTACTACAG TCACCTGAAGAAAGAGAGTGACAAGACCCTGTGA